The following DNA comes from Saccharomyces mikatae IFO 1815 strain IFO1815 genome assembly, chromosome: 8.
CCAATTTGGGTCGAGAAATTTCCCAATATGTTCGCATTTATATCTTAAAGCATCTGATATGGAGCTGTATGAATATTTAAACCGGGGAGGAATTTCCTACATAAGATCACGCTAGTACCTAATTGCCAGAGAAACATCCCGACTGCGAGGTCATAGCACCTCTGCAGCTTATTTGACCTTCACGCGATTTCAGTGCCCGAGAATTTCCCCGTGGCGGAATTTTATGCGAGAATTTTTCCGCATTAGAGAAATGTGCCATATTCTACTCGCAGCACAATTCTGCCCTTCCCCCGCCTCCAGATGCATTTATCCGCTATAAAAACGTCGATCGTATAAATACACATGTGTCGGAAGATCTATTTCAAGAATCTCACCACGCGTATGAAGCACCAGGCTGCTTCATGACCTCTGTCCTTACCCACTTAATTTAGATTATACAGACCTTGTTGTATTAATGCGCGATTTCCGCGTACCAACTACAATGGGATGCTGCCCACATAAACGCGAATTGCGAAAACTGTGTAAAAACTCTCTGTAAGCGCGTATGAGTACCTTCATCGCAACTAGTATTTTTAAACTTTATGACTTTATTAAAGGCAGTGGCCTATTGGTGGACCATGCCTTTCATACTTTTTAATTATTAGCAAACAACCATGAAACTTTGCATGATTATATTCAAACAAtacagcagcagcagctaTTCGTTTCAACAATATTTGCAAGTAGGGTAAAAAACAAACGTTATAAcatttttctcaaagaaaGTAGTACGAGCAGATTACTACACCTAATTTGTGCGTTCGGTTCAAATGTAATTCTGTCATCATGTTATCGCGTGAAATAATCGTCTCCATGGATTTCAAAGGAATATCGAGAACCCACAAAATAACAGTAATGAGAGCTCTGCTTTACGATATTCATAGTTTCATAAGGATCACCCGCAAGTATGATATGCTGATATGATCTTCACTCAAGTATAAGGAAAAAAGTATTTCgaggaaaaagaacattttGTGCGCGGGAGGTCGATCATGTAGTGAAACAATCCGCTTGAAAACGTATGATTTTCGTCCAAATTCATAATCACTCTAGGTACTTGTCTAAAATATAACTCGACGAATTATTAAAATGTGATCTGCACCGAATTCTCTAAGTGCGTATCCCCTTTCTTATGCAGTGCACACTCTTTGAATATCTTGCAGAAGTCAACTAAAGATTGGATATATAGTTATTTCCTTCTGAAACCACATTTTAATGAAGAGTGAGCGTCACAAAATTAATAGTCAAAGTGGAAACCTAGAATCTGATAATTCCGATGGTTCAACAAAAGGACTAAGAAAATAGCGAAAAGAAAGCTTAGCAATAACGTATTGCTCAAAAATGAGCGAGATTTATACTGTGGGGCCTGGCAATGATGTATTTCAATTGAAGTTATATCCAGACTCATCAATATTCACTGCGGGAGCAGTTCACAGTCAACGCAGATGTGTGAGAGACATATACTCTGTTTGATGTGCTTGCACGGATCCATCTAAAAGAGTTATTCTTAGCTAGAACAGCAGAAGCGTAAATACTTTCTTTAACTGAGATTGTAGAAGATTTATAAGCAACCCGATATTTGCTCGCTCTTAGCTCCGTCAAATGAAGATTAGTACAATCCCATCTAATCCTATCAAAACATCAgcatattatttattactCGTCAGTAGTGCTAGTTGCATGTAGCACAATctgaaaattcaaaatataaCTTTAAAGATATCTCTTGCTTGTTGAATCATCATGCAAAATAGGGCTGTGAACTCATTATCGCCATATAAAAGAGGAAACTCATGAATGGGCTATTGTTCAAATTAAACATTTAAGatagaaaaattattaGGAAAATTGTGATGATTCCGACAAATCTATTCCATGAAATTGTATAACAGGCAGACAATATTGGAATAAGTCTTCTGTTGCAAGAGCTAACATCCAAACATCATTGTCAAGTCTTGCCAAAACATCAGGGGATCGCGAGGTCAATTATAAATCTTCCTCATAAGGAGTGCTGAGCAACCGAATACAAACATCACTATGatcaaatattttgatGCTAAAATATAGGCAACCTCACGCCATGTCATATATAGTAAAAAGAACGTAGGTGGGAGCACTCCAAACAAGCTTTTTTGCAGGATACTCTTCCTAGTTGGTCTATGGCTACAGATAAGAGCCAATAACTTTGGAAATGCAAAGAGAATTACAGTATAAGCGGTGAAATGTTGCAGAAGTTTATTAACCAGtatgattttcattttgaaaagtagAGGCATAGAGCCCACCAAGTTGCCCTGTTGTGGAAGGGATCTTCAAGTCGATTTGCAGCAATCGGGTCACTTTCCTACGGCTTGTTCTGGCGTTATTATTGCCCCCCTCAAATGATCCCCTTACAACCGAAACCTTCTTTTGCAGGAAAAACCTTATTTGGCATTAGTtatgaaaaattctcttGTTTCCCGCAGATTTTCATGCAGGATCAAACTTCTGGATTCTCACGAGATTTTTTCACGCTAcgtttttcttccttttcccTCGAACGTTCCGATTAAGATGTAATATGTCATTTTCGccacaaaaaaataacccACTTGCTGTCAAGCAAAATAAAACATACTCCTTTCTAGGTCATATAAATTATTTCCATCGTTATCAAGCTTGGCACTTCAACGCATCCTTGCATTTTATTCGTGGCTTcctaaaaaataataattcaGCCTGATTTAGGGATGCATGAAAATGTAAAAGATGATGTCGTAGGTCGCTTTTAGCAGAACTCAAAGCGCGTCTAATATTGTACTTCACAAATAAAcattttaattttttattttgttttgcgTTCGTTGAGTCCTGGAAGGAACCAGAAGGAACGTTTGCAAATAATTGTTGGGGAGAATGGGATGGAGTTACAATTTGTAGTGATTGTATACCGTCAATGGAGAGAATTTCTTATGAAATATTTCACACTTTCACAGTCTTATCATTTTAGAAACACTGAAGGTTGGTTGTAGTCTTCTGCTTCAGAAAAGcaatattttgataaataaaGGACATATAAAAAGAACGCCCTCATGCTTTCGTTTCTCCACCGTCACTTTTCTTCTAATAGATCATCACTACTGAACAATTAGccaaaaaatgataaatacTCACCGTTATGTATTTTTGGCATTGTTTGCCTTCCTAGCACTGCTTAAAGTAGCTTCTGGAAGTATAGAAGCGTGCCTGCCAGAGGgtcaaaggaaaaatggGATGAACAtcaatttttatcaatataGTTTGATGGATTCATCCACATATTCAAATGCGGCGTATATGGCTTATCAATATGCAAATAAGGCGAAGCTGGGCTCTGTCGCAGGACAGACCACAATTTCGATTCACTATGATATACCTTGTGTTGgtttttttgaaactttttcttgccCTGAAGAAGATTCTTCTGATGATGGCATGGGCTTCACGTGCAACAATGAATATTGCTCCAATAGCCAAAGCGCTGCGTATTGGAGTTCAGATCTCTTTGGTTTTTACACCACTCCAACAAACATAACTGTGGAAATGAAAGGCTATTTTTTGCCACCCCAGACTGGCTCGTACACATTCAAGTTTGCAACAGTAGATGACTCAGCAATTCTATCAATCGGAGGTGATGCTGCATTTGAATGTTGTAAACAAGAACAGCCTCCAATTACATCCGCTGACTTTACAATTAATGGTATCAAACCATGGGGCCAGAGCTTACCGCCTAACATAGAAGGATCAGCCTATATGTATGCTGGCTTTTATTATCCAATGAAGATTGTTTATTCAAATGCTGTTTCTTGGGGTACACTTCCAATTAGTGTGACACTACCAGATGGTACTATTGTGAACGACGACTTTGAAGGGTACGTATATTCTTTCGACGACAATCTAAATCAGCCTAATTGTACTATCCCAGACCCTCCTAGCCATACCACTTCAGGCATTATAACCACTACCACAGGATCATGGACCGGTTCTTTCACCACTACATACACTGAGACATCTACATTCACTGGTTCTAATGGACTACCAACTGACGAAACTATCATTGAGATTAAAACGCCAACTAGTGTCAGCTCATCCAGTGctccatcatcatcaagtgTAGCAGGTTTGATCACCACGACCACTGAACCATGGTCTGGTACTTTCACCACGACAACCACGGAAATGAGCACTTTCACTGGTACTAATGGTAACCCAACTGACGAAACCGTCATTGTTATCAGAACTCCAAGCAGTAGAGGTTTGATCACCACCACTACTGAACCATGGTCTGGTACTTTCACCACGACAACCACGGAAATGAGCACTTTCACTGGTACTAATGGTAACCCAACTGACGAAACCGTCATTGTTATCAGAACTCCAAGCAGTAGAGGTTTGATCACCACCACTACTGAACCATGGTCTGGTACTTTCACCACGACAACCACGGAAATGAGCACTTTCACTGGTACTAATGGTAACCCAACTGACGAAACCGTCATTGTTATCAGAACTCCAAGCAGTAGAGGTTTGATCACCACCACTACTGAACCATGGTCCGGTACTTTCACTACTACCACCACCGAAATGAGCACTTTCACCGGTACGAATGGTAACCCAACTGACGAAactgttattgttatcagaACCCCAAGCAGTGTCAGCTCATCCAGTGctccatcatcatcaagtgTAGCAGGTTTGATCACCACGACCACTGAACCATGGTCTGGTACTTTCACCACGACAACCACGGAAATGAGCACTTTCACCGGTACGAATGGTAACCCAACTGACGAAACCGTCATTGTTATTAGAACTCCAAGCAGTAGAGGTTTGATCACCACGACCACTGAACCATGGTCTGGTACTTTCACCACGACAACCACGGAAATGAGCACTTTCACCGGTACGAATGGTAACCCAACTGACGAAACCGTCATTGTTATTAGAACTCCAAGCAGTAGAGGTTTGATCACCACGACCACTGAACCATGGTCTGGTACTTTCACCACGACAACCACGGAAATGAGCACTTTCACCGGTACGAATGGTAACCCAACTGACGAAACCGTCATTGTTATCAGAACTCCAAGCAGTAGAGGTTTGATCACCACGACCACTGAACCATGGTCTGGTACTTTCACCACGACAACCACGGAAATGAGCACTTTCACCGGTACGAATGGTAACCCAACTGACGAAACCGTCATTGTTATCAGAACTCCAAGCAGTAGAGGTTTGATCACCACCACTACTGAACCATGGTCTGGTACTTTCACCACGACAACCACGGAAATGAGCACTTTCACCGGTACGAATGGTAACCCAACTGACGAAACCGTCATTGTTATCAGAACGCCAACTAGCTCTGGTTTGATCACCACCACTACTGAACCATGGTCCGGTACTTTCACCACGACAACCACGGAAATGAGCACTTTCACTGGTACGAATGGTAACCCAACTGACGAAACCGTCATTGTTATCAGAACTCCAAGCAGTAGAGGTTTGATCACCACCACTACTGAACCATGGTCCGGTACTTTCACTACTACCACCACCGAAATGAGCACTTTCACCGGTACGAATGGTAACCCAACTGACGAAactgttattgttatcagaACTCCAAGCAGTAGAGGTCTGATCACCACGACCACTGAACCATGGTCTGGTACTTTCACCACGACAACCACTGAAATGAGCACTTTCACCGGTACTAATGGTAACCCAACTGACGAAactgttattgttatcagaACCCCAAGCAGTGTCAGCTCATCCAGTGTTTCATCATCTACTCCAGGAAGTATCATTAGTTCTGTCACATCTTCTCATCCAATTATCACGCCCTTGTACCCCAGCAACGGAACTTCAATTGTCAGTTCTTCCGCCAGCTCCCAGGATCAAACcccaatttcttcaacatctACCTTAGTGAGCCCCTCTTCTGTACTTTCTGAACCATCTAAAACATTTGTTATTCCAACTACTGGTTCTACTACCGATTCCGCTGAAATCCAAAGCAGTTCAATTAATTCTTTTACTGGCTATTCCACAAATCACAAAACTAGCTCtgtctcttcttcatccgCTTCTGCAGAACCATCAAAGGTGTCTAGTTATTCATCTTCATATATCACCACTACAACAAGCGAGCAAACTACTTTGGTTACCATAACTTCCTGCGGACCTCATACATGCACTGAGTCCACTTCTTCTGCTATTGTTTCTACAGCCACAACAACCGTTAGCGGCGTCACAACAGAGTACACCACATGGTGTCCTATTTCTACCACAGTCCCAGCAAAACAAACTACACTGGTTACTGTTACTTCTTGTGAGTCTGACATCTGTTCCAAGGTTACCTCTTCCGCTATTGTTTCTACAACCACAGCTACTATTAATGGAGCTGTCACTGAATACACAACATGGTGTCCTGTTTCCACTACAGAATCAAAACAACAGACAACACTAGTCACAGTTACTTCTTGTGAATCTGGTGTCTGTTCAGAAACCGCTTCGCCAGCTATCGTTTCGACAGCCACGGCTACCATAAATGACGTCGTAACGATTTTCCCCACATGGAGCCCACAAACTACGGACGAAAAAGCTGTTAACTCTAATACTGTAAGTACCTCTTCCATATCAGAAGCTGCTGAAACCGAAACAGCAACCCGTTCTTCACTTTCAAGATCCAGCTATGCCGAAGAAACACACTCGACTGTTGCATCCAGCGCAATTGGACACACCAATAGTGTTTCTGTTTCTGTTTCTGTTTCTGTAACTGCCAGCACCAGAGGTGTCTCAACTTCTGGCTTGATCACTATGTCTCAACAGCCTCGCAGCGTTTCTTCAAACGGTACACCTGTGTCCAGCACAGCTTCCTTAGAGATTTCAAGCTACGTTGGTATTGCGAATGGTCTGCTGGCCAATAGTGGACTATGTGTCTTCATTGCCTCCTTGTTGATGTCAATTGTTTATTGAGGCAAACGTTCTTTTATAcattcatcttctttacAATAGACATGTCTAGACATgtacttttatttcttaTTATCCCTCTTTTCTCGATACCTTTGTTCTTATTTTTAGTTCATAGTTTTATAGATCATAAAATTTGAATCGACTTACTGAAACCTTCTTAAGTACCAACAGTATCTAGTTCTAGGATTAATATGTGCGAGACCTATTATGGTCCGCGAATCAGCCTAATTGATGGATATTCAGTAAGTTGAAATTATTTTAATGTGTTGACCCTTGAAATAAACGGGCACAAAATAAAGCCTTGCTCAAAGCTGCTAATTCCTCCTTTCTCGTTCTCCACCTTCACCTATTGCTCTCTCTTACACACGCAGAGCGCGATTTAGAATATATATCAGAAGAGACCTGAATGCGTCTCCATATGAATGTAATCAGAAGCGCTGACATCTGGTATATGTGAAAAGAGCCTGCTTCAAGGAGTTACTTTTTCTACACGCTCATAACATTTGCTATTCTCGGTCCTGTCGCCTTGTTATAACGGTTGTGTTACGACGATACACGATCAAGAACAGCCTTCGCCTTTATATGCTTTATAAATTGATAAATCCATTCTCTCATTATGACAAAACCACTATCATCGAGAAGGTAGATATATATGTAGCTTACGGAGAGTTGTCCAGCCAGTATGTCGAACACACATCTCATAGCAATGTTGTCGGAATGTAACAATAAATCTCTACAACTTGCTACCTGAGACCAACTTTGCGCGTATAAAAATTACTAAGAAACTACGTGACATGAAAGAGTATTTGAAAGGCCGACATCGTTTCGAACATGTCGGATGGAAAGATGGCCATTATACCAAGATCAAACAGCCGGGCTGAGCAAATACTGGCACCAAGAGCGCAGCGTGACTATCTTCTGAGAACAGACCTTGGAAGAAGTTCGATATGTAAACTTTTCGAATCCAAGAGCTCAGAAAACCAGCAAACAGGAACAATGTATAATACATTGGGAAGTGACCAAACCAGTCTTCTTGAAGATCAGCATAAGGCAATAGGTGGGCAGAAAGAACTACTAAGCCCGTACAGCTGAATTGCTCACGAAAACAGCTTTGAAATAAATATGAAAGCCGGTTATCCGGTTTCTTTTGGCTTTTGTTTTACCAGCAGGACGTTGTGAAACAAGCTCGAGAATTTTATAATGAGATCCATGCGCTTTAACGTTTGTTTTTACGCaacatttaaaaaaaagattccCTCACGAGGCGTACTAACTATCGTCAGAGAGTAAGTTGCTGCCTTTGCTATTTCTGTTTCAGTAAACCCACGGAAGGCGTCTTCTTGTATAGGGACTTTGT
Coding sequences within:
- the SMKI08G2530 gene encoding flocculin FLO5 (similar to Saccharomyces cerevisiae FLO5 (YHR211W)), whose amino-acid sequence is MDSSTYSNAAYMAYQYANKAKLGSVAGQTTISIHYDIPCVGFFETFSCPEEDSSDDGMGFTCNNEYCSNSQSAAYWSSDLFGFYTTPTNITVEMKGYFLPPQTGSYTFKFATVDDSAILSIGGDAAFECCKQEQPPITSADFTINGIKPWGQSLPPNIEGSAYMYAGFYYPMKIVYSNAVSWGTLPISVTLPDGTIVNDDFEGYVYSFDDNLNQPNCTIPDPPSHTTSGIITTTTGSWTGSFTTTYTETSTFTGSNGLPTDETIIEIKTPTSVSSSSAPSSSSVAGLITTTTEPWSGTFTTTTTEMSTFTGTNGNPTDETVIVIRTPSSRGLITTTTEPWSGTFTTTTTEMSTFTGTNGNPTDETVIVIRTPSSRGLITTTTEPWSGTFTTTTTEMSTFTGTNGNPTDETVIVIRTPSSRGLITTTTEPWSGTFTTTTTEMSTFTGTNGNPTDETVIVIRTPSSVSSSSAPSSSSVAGLITTTTEPWSGTFTTTTTEMSTFTGTNGNPTDETVIVIRTPSSRGLITTTTEPWSGTFTTTTTEMSTFTGTNGNPTDETVIVIRTPSSRGLITTTTEPWSGTFTTTTTEMSTFTGTNGNPTDETVIVIRTPSSRGLITTTTEPWSGTFTTTTTEMSTFTGTNGNPTDETVIVIRTPSSRGLITTTTEPWSGTFTTTTTEMSTFTGTNGNPTDETVIVIRTPTSSGLITTTTEPWSGTFTTTTTEMSTFTGTNGNPTDETVIVIRTPSSRGLITTTTEPWSGTFTTTTTEMSTFTGTNGNPTDETVIVIRTPSSRGLITTTTEPWSGTFTTTTTEMSTFTGTNGNPTDETVIVIRTPSSVSSSSVSSSTPGSIISSVTSSHPIITPLYPSNGTSIVSSSASSQDQTPISSTSTLVSPSSVLSEPSKTFVIPTTGSTTDSAEIQSSSINSFTGYSTNHKTSSVSSSSASAEPSKVSSYSSSYITTTTSEQTTLVTITSCGPHTCTESTSSAIVSTATTTVSGVTTEYTTWCPISTTVPAKQTTLVTVTSCESDICSKVTSSAIVSTTTATINGAVTEYTTWCPVSTTESKQQTTLVTVTSCESGVCSETASPAIVSTATATINDVVTIFPTWSPQTTDEKAVNSNTVSTSSISEAAETETATRSSLSRSSYAEETHSTVASSAIGHTNSVSVSVSVSVTASTRGVSTSGLITMSQQPRSVSSNGTPVSSTASLEISSYVGIANGLLANSGLCVFIASLLMSIVY